Proteins from a single region of Nocardiopsis dassonvillei subsp. dassonvillei DSM 43111:
- a CDS encoding CsbD family protein — translation MSATEKGRSQAEMVKGKAKETTGKATGNDRMKNEGRAEMAKGRLRQGKEDLKKGR, via the coding sequence ATGAGCGCCACTGAGAAGGGCCGCAGCCAGGCCGAGATGGTCAAGGGCAAGGCCAAGGAGACCACCGGCAAGGCCACCGGCAACGACCGCATGAAGAACGAGGGTCGCGCCGAGATGGCCAAGGGGCGCCTGCGCCAGGGCAAGGAGGACCTGAAGAAGGGCCGGTAG
- the nhaC gene encoding Na+/H+ antiporter NhaC, with the protein MANPPDEHVRRPGVAAACVPVVITVAILVGGIGVLKYPAELMLIFAGVVFALFALWHGVRWDDVLTNMGDKLRSALPAVLILLSIGMLIGSWMIAGTIPLMVYYGLELINPSYLYVLAFLATALVSTFTGTSWGSGGTIGVALIGVAQTMDVSLAITAGAVVSGAYFGDKLSPLSDTTNMSSLAAGANLYEHIRHMLYTAVPSSVLAAVVFLLAGTTITTSSAGLGGIDEVVTELNELFTLNPLLLIPAVVVLAGSIMRKPPLVVLFASSMTALLIALLVQGASVGDLFAAVVSGFTTDMLPQGDGVSDVLAELVNRGGLYSMYNSAFFVFCAFFFASALEKSGVLRVLLEGLIARLRSTGSLILTTLLSGFTIINGTSNALVSFFLVKDVYGDAYRARNLHPVNLSRSMEDSVTITEVLMPWTVSGVFFATTLGVANFEFLPWAVFNWSGFLFSALIAFLAPLTRGFGIRRLEPEQERSTT; encoded by the coding sequence ATGGCTAACCCCCCGGACGAACACGTCCGCCGACCCGGCGTGGCGGCGGCGTGCGTCCCCGTGGTCATCACCGTCGCCATCCTGGTCGGCGGCATCGGCGTCCTGAAGTACCCCGCCGAGCTCATGCTCATCTTCGCGGGGGTGGTGTTCGCCCTCTTCGCGCTCTGGCACGGCGTGCGCTGGGACGACGTGCTGACGAACATGGGCGACAAGCTCAGGAGCGCCCTGCCCGCGGTCCTGATCCTGCTGAGCATCGGCATGCTCATCGGCTCGTGGATGATCGCCGGGACGATCCCCCTCATGGTCTACTACGGCCTGGAGCTCATCAACCCGTCCTACCTGTACGTGCTGGCCTTCCTGGCCACCGCGCTGGTCTCCACCTTCACCGGCACCTCCTGGGGCTCGGGCGGCACGATCGGCGTCGCCCTGATCGGGGTGGCCCAGACGATGGACGTGTCGCTGGCGATCACGGCGGGCGCGGTCGTGTCCGGCGCCTACTTCGGGGACAAGCTCTCGCCGCTGTCGGACACCACCAACATGAGCTCGCTCGCGGCGGGCGCCAACCTCTACGAGCACATCCGGCACATGCTCTACACGGCCGTGCCCTCGTCGGTGCTGGCCGCCGTCGTCTTCCTGCTCGCGGGCACCACCATCACCACCTCGTCCGCCGGTCTGGGCGGTATCGACGAGGTCGTCACCGAACTGAACGAGCTGTTCACCCTCAACCCGCTGCTGCTGATCCCGGCGGTGGTCGTGCTCGCCGGGTCGATCATGCGCAAGCCTCCGCTGGTCGTGCTGTTCGCGTCGTCCATGACGGCGCTGCTGATCGCGCTGCTGGTCCAGGGGGCGAGCGTGGGCGACCTGTTCGCCGCGGTCGTCTCCGGCTTCACCACCGACATGCTGCCGCAGGGGGACGGGGTCTCCGACGTCCTGGCCGAGCTGGTGAACCGGGGCGGGCTGTACTCGATGTACAACTCGGCGTTCTTCGTCTTCTGCGCCTTCTTCTTCGCCTCGGCGCTGGAGAAGTCGGGCGTGCTGCGGGTCCTGCTGGAGGGGCTCATCGCCAGGCTGCGGTCCACAGGAAGCCTCATCCTCACCACCCTGCTCTCCGGCTTCACCATCATCAACGGCACCTCCAACGCGCTGGTGTCCTTCTTCCTGGTCAAGGACGTCTACGGCGACGCCTACCGGGCCAGGAACCTGCACCCGGTCAACCTGTCGCGCAGCATGGAGGACTCGGTCACGATCACCGAGGTGCTGATGCCCTGGACGGTGTCGGGCGTCTTCTTCGCCACCACCCTGGGCGTGGCCAACTTCGAGTTCCTGCCGTGGGCGGTGTTCAACTGGAGCGGTTTCCTGTTCTCCGCCCTGATCGCCTTCCTCGCGCCGCTGACCCGGGGTTTCGGCATCCGCCGCCTCGAACCGGAGCAGGAGCGCTCCACGACGTGA
- a CDS encoding trans-sulfuration enzyme family protein yields the protein MSAWEGAENVHGAVAPPVFQTSIFTKPSFEAFIQEQEQEHERYVYSRGANPTVAFLEERLALLERGEACKCFGSGMGAISAVLMSLLRGGDHILFVNSTYGPALEMAEHLRGFGIDHTVLPDGTSDIEPHLRKNTALVYVESPGTMRMKVLDLAAITRTARARGVWTVMDNTWSTPLFQKPILAGVDIVIHSCTKYIGGHSDVLGGAVIGPASFVRDLFYTGFQLLGSVMSAVEASMVLRGLRTLPIRMAEHERSAVRVIDYLATRPEVAAIHHPHHDHRPDDPLVKDQFSGFSGLLSFDLKDGSFEKVAAFINRLSLFRIGASWGGYESLVTAPVRPGNEGALRERGFSPGMVRLSVGLEGADSQIEDLERAFTAL from the coding sequence ATGAGCGCGTGGGAGGGGGCGGAGAACGTCCACGGCGCGGTCGCCCCTCCGGTTTTCCAGACCAGCATTTTCACCAAACCCTCGTTCGAGGCGTTCATCCAGGAGCAGGAACAGGAACACGAGAGGTACGTCTACAGCCGCGGCGCCAATCCCACGGTGGCCTTTCTGGAGGAGAGGCTGGCCCTTCTGGAGCGCGGCGAGGCCTGTAAGTGCTTCGGTTCCGGAATGGGGGCCATCAGCGCCGTCCTGATGAGCCTGCTGCGCGGCGGGGACCACATCCTCTTCGTCAACAGCACCTACGGCCCGGCCCTGGAGATGGCCGAGCACCTGCGCGGTTTCGGCATCGACCACACCGTGCTGCCCGACGGCACGTCCGACATCGAGCCCCACCTGCGCAAGAACACGGCGCTGGTCTACGTCGAGAGCCCCGGGACCATGCGGATGAAGGTCCTGGACCTGGCCGCGATCACCCGGACCGCACGGGCCAGGGGCGTCTGGACCGTGATGGACAACACCTGGTCCACGCCGCTCTTCCAGAAGCCGATCCTGGCCGGGGTGGACATCGTCATCCACTCGTGCACCAAGTACATCGGCGGTCACAGCGACGTCCTGGGCGGGGCGGTGATCGGCCCGGCCTCCTTCGTGCGCGACCTCTTCTACACGGGGTTCCAGCTCCTGGGTTCGGTCATGTCGGCCGTCGAGGCGTCGATGGTGCTGCGCGGGCTGCGGACGCTGCCGATCAGGATGGCCGAGCACGAGCGCAGCGCCGTGCGGGTCATCGACTACCTGGCGACCCGGCCCGAGGTGGCGGCGATCCACCACCCCCACCACGACCACCGGCCCGACGACCCCCTGGTCAAGGACCAGTTCAGCGGTTTCTCCGGGCTGCTCAGTTTCGACCTGAAGGACGGTTCCTTCGAGAAGGTCGCGGCCTTCATCAACCGTCTTTCGCTGTTCCGGATCGGCGCGAGCTGGGGCGGTTACGAAAGCCTGGTCACCGCCCCCGTCCGGCCCGGAAACGAGGGGGCGTTGCGGGAGAGGGGATTCTCCCCCGGAATGGTCCGCCTCTCCGTGGGCCTGGAGGGGGCCGACAGCCAGATCGAGGATCTCGAAAGGGCCTTCACCGCACTGTAG
- a CDS encoding FadR/GntR family transcriptional regulator, translating to MGSASPGTQGEGLAGRSQPRHARPNSLTSQVVAFVEELCVGPDARPGSQLPSEKELAERFGVSRVVLREALRTLEAKGLIHRRQGKPAVIASPNALPVENFVALSVLRDRRALMEFTEIRKALEVHGARLAAQRIAGPEEEQTREDIARARQAIADMRAAPLDVPNRVRTDFAFHQALISASGNRSLTQILDALERSLADSREQSHRRFLATAQDPAVSATEHEEVLEAVLSGDPARAVAAMEEHLQVTLREIETRPKAEGTREDPA from the coding sequence ATGGGATCAGCGTCGCCGGGAACCCAGGGCGAAGGGCTCGCGGGCCGGTCCCAGCCGCGGCACGCCCGGCCGAACTCGCTGACCTCGCAGGTCGTCGCCTTCGTGGAGGAGCTGTGCGTGGGTCCCGACGCGCGGCCGGGCAGCCAGCTGCCCTCGGAGAAGGAACTCGCCGAACGCTTCGGCGTGAGCCGGGTCGTGCTGCGCGAGGCCCTGAGGACCCTGGAGGCCAAGGGCCTGATCCACCGCCGCCAGGGCAAACCCGCGGTCATCGCCTCGCCCAACGCCCTGCCGGTGGAGAACTTCGTGGCCCTGTCGGTGCTGCGCGACCGCCGGGCGCTGATGGAGTTCACCGAGATCCGCAAGGCGCTGGAGGTGCACGGCGCCCGGCTGGCCGCGCAGCGCATCGCCGGACCGGAGGAGGAGCAGACCCGCGAGGACATCGCCCGGGCCCGCCAGGCCATCGCCGACATGCGCGCCGCGCCCCTGGACGTGCCCAACCGCGTGCGCACCGACTTCGCCTTCCACCAGGCCCTGATCTCGGCCTCGGGCAACCGGAGCCTCACCCAGATCCTGGACGCGCTCGAACGGTCCCTGGCCGACAGCCGCGAGCAGAGCCACCGCCGGTTCCTGGCCACGGCGCAGGACCCGGCGGTGTCCGCGACCGAGCACGAGGAGGTGCTGGAGGCGGTGCTGAGCGGCGACCCCGCCCGCGCGGTGGCGGCGATGGAGGAGCACCTCCAGGTCACCCTGCGCGAGATCGAGACCCGCCCCAAGGCGGAGGGGACGCGGGAGGACCCGGCCTGA
- a CDS encoding sensor histidine kinase, whose protein sequence is MTRGHLRVYLGAAPGVGKTYRMLDEAHRRRDRGADVVIGFVESHGRAMTEAMVDDLETIPRAVLTHRGARLEEMDLDAVLARRPQVVLVDDLAHANAPGARNARRWQDIEALLEAGITVLSTLDVQHLESLNDVVERVTGTRQSETVPDAWVRGADQIELVDMTPEALRRRLAHGNVYGPDRIDAALGHRFRADTLTALRELALLWLAGRVDDELRRHRGEHRAASAWQTRERVVVGLSGGPGGEALIRRAARIAGRGRGVELLAVHVALGDGPVGADPALLARQRVLVEDLGGTYHQVLGEDVPAALTAFAQGVDATQLVLGASGRGRLARLLRPGVGAATAALSESIDVHLVTLEEAERGSGRARSGAVSRRRRLAGYALALTALALLVFGTGVPHSEEYLSGGILLVFATVTATALVGGLWPALAAAFSGFVVLNLFFTEPYETLVVNQPGNLLTLVVFVFVAVAVSVVVDKAARRTREAARASAEAQTLATVAGSVLRGSRPLEALLERLRETFSLESVALLERRPQASSRPDHRNDPGAWEAVASVGELPHSAPGGADVDVPVDEGLTLVLHGHRPRAGERRIIEAFAAQAAVALRQERLAQEAAAAGTLAEADRMRTALLAAVSHDLRAPLASAKASVTSLRSREVRFSEEVQAELLATADESLDRLTRLVTDLLDMSRLQAGVLGVTVTGLSLRESVFAVLDDLGEQGRAVRVRVPEELPEVAADPGLLERVLANVVGNALRFSPHDRPPSVTASWTGDQVELLVADHGPGVPEHERERMFVPFQRLGDTDAATGLGLGLALARGLMEAMGGSLLPETTPGGGLTLRLVLPVAGAAG, encoded by the coding sequence ATGACACGCGGCCACTTGCGCGTCTACCTGGGCGCGGCGCCCGGTGTCGGCAAGACCTACCGGATGCTGGACGAGGCGCACCGGCGCCGCGACCGCGGCGCCGACGTGGTCATCGGGTTCGTGGAGAGCCACGGCCGGGCGATGACGGAGGCGATGGTGGACGACCTGGAAACCATCCCGCGCGCCGTCCTGACCCACCGGGGAGCCCGCCTGGAGGAGATGGACCTGGACGCCGTGCTGGCCCGCCGCCCGCAGGTCGTCCTCGTGGACGACCTCGCGCACGCCAACGCCCCCGGTGCGCGCAACGCCCGGCGCTGGCAGGACATCGAGGCCCTGCTGGAGGCGGGGATCACGGTGCTGTCCACACTCGACGTCCAGCACCTGGAGTCGCTCAACGACGTCGTGGAGCGCGTCACCGGCACCCGCCAGAGCGAGACCGTGCCCGACGCGTGGGTGCGCGGGGCCGACCAGATCGAACTGGTGGACATGACGCCCGAGGCCCTGCGGCGGCGGCTCGCGCACGGCAACGTCTACGGCCCCGACCGGATCGACGCCGCGCTGGGCCACCGGTTCCGGGCCGACACCCTGACCGCCCTGCGCGAGCTGGCGCTGCTGTGGCTGGCCGGGCGCGTGGACGACGAGCTCAGGCGCCACCGCGGCGAGCACCGCGCGGCCTCGGCGTGGCAGACCCGCGAACGCGTGGTCGTGGGCCTGAGCGGAGGCCCCGGCGGGGAGGCGCTCATCCGCCGGGCCGCCCGGATCGCGGGGCGCGGCAGGGGCGTCGAGCTGCTGGCCGTGCACGTGGCGCTCGGCGACGGCCCGGTGGGCGCCGACCCCGCCTTGCTCGCCCGGCAGCGGGTGCTGGTGGAGGACCTGGGCGGCACCTACCACCAGGTCCTGGGCGAGGACGTGCCCGCCGCGCTGACCGCGTTCGCCCAGGGGGTGGACGCCACCCAGCTGGTCCTGGGCGCGAGCGGGCGGGGCAGGCTCGCCCGCCTGCTGCGGCCGGGGGTGGGCGCGGCCACCGCGGCGCTGTCGGAGTCCATCGACGTCCACCTGGTCACCCTGGAGGAGGCCGAGCGCGGCTCCGGACGGGCCCGCTCGGGAGCGGTCTCGCGCCGCCGCAGGCTGGCGGGGTACGCGCTGGCGCTCACCGCGCTGGCGCTGCTGGTGTTCGGCACCGGCGTCCCCCACAGCGAGGAGTACCTCAGCGGCGGAATCCTGCTGGTGTTCGCCACCGTGACGGCGACGGCGCTGGTCGGCGGGCTGTGGCCCGCGCTGGCGGCGGCGTTCAGCGGGTTCGTGGTGCTCAACCTCTTCTTCACCGAGCCCTACGAGACGCTGGTGGTCAACCAGCCGGGCAACCTGCTCACCCTCGTGGTGTTCGTGTTCGTGGCCGTGGCGGTGAGCGTGGTGGTCGACAAGGCCGCCCGGCGCACCCGCGAGGCGGCGCGGGCCAGCGCCGAGGCCCAGACCCTGGCCACGGTGGCCGGAAGCGTGCTGCGGGGCTCGCGTCCCCTGGAGGCGCTGCTGGAGAGGCTGCGCGAGACCTTCTCCCTGGAGTCGGTCGCGCTGCTGGAGCGCAGGCCGCAGGCCTCCTCCCGGCCCGACCACCGCAACGACCCCGGCGCGTGGGAGGCGGTCGCCTCCGTCGGGGAGCTTCCCCACTCGGCCCCGGGCGGGGCCGACGTGGACGTCCCGGTGGACGAGGGGCTGACCCTGGTGCTGCACGGGCACCGGCCGCGCGCGGGCGAGCGGCGCATCATCGAGGCCTTCGCCGCGCAGGCCGCCGTCGCGCTGCGCCAGGAGCGGCTGGCTCAGGAGGCGGCCGCGGCCGGAACGCTGGCGGAAGCCGACCGGATGCGCACCGCGCTGCTGGCCGCGGTCAGCCACGACCTGCGGGCCCCCCTGGCCTCGGCCAAGGCGTCGGTGACCAGTCTGCGCAGCCGGGAGGTGCGCTTCAGCGAGGAGGTCCAGGCCGAACTGCTGGCCACGGCGGACGAGTCCCTGGACCGCCTGACCCGGCTGGTGACCGACCTGCTGGACATGAGCCGCCTCCAGGCGGGCGTGCTGGGCGTGACGGTCACGGGCCTGTCGCTGCGCGAGTCGGTGTTCGCGGTCCTGGACGACCTGGGCGAACAGGGGCGCGCCGTGCGGGTGCGGGTGCCCGAGGAGCTGCCGGAGGTCGCGGCCGACCCCGGCCTGCTGGAGCGGGTGCTGGCCAACGTGGTGGGCAACGCCCTGCGCTTCAGCCCGCACGACCGGCCGCCCTCGGTCACCGCCTCCTGGACGGGCGACCAGGTGGAACTGCTGGTGGCCGACCACGGGCCCGGGGTGCCCGAGCACGAGCGCGAGCGCATGTTCGTGCCCTTCCAGCGGCTCGGGGACACCGACGCGGCGACGGGGCTCGGGCTGGGCCTGGCGCTCGCGCGCGGGCTCATGGAGGCCATGGGGGGCTCGCTGCTGCCCGAGACCACCCCGGGCGGCGGTCTGACGCTGCGCCTGGTGCTGCCCGTCGCGGGAGCGGCGGGTTAG
- a CDS encoding response regulator, which translates to MDKDTGTGAGRAPSVLVVDDDPLIRRTLEVNLRARGYTAYLADTGEHALRLVARHHPDLLLLDLGLSGMDGLEVLRGLRGWTDVPVVVLSGRDTEPMKVQALDLGADDYVIKPFGMDELFARVRAAMRRSAVPEYEAAVDTADFTVDLAAKQVLRGGEPVRLTPRQWHIVEVLARNPDRLVTHKHLLNEVWGPAYGRETNYLRVFMTKIRQRLEPDPPRPRYFLTEPGLGYRFRPGGGVAGGGAAGPEGRENGR; encoded by the coding sequence ATGGACAAGGACACCGGCACCGGCGCGGGCAGAGCGCCCTCGGTCCTCGTCGTCGACGACGACCCCCTCATCCGCAGGACGCTGGAGGTGAACCTGCGGGCCCGCGGCTACACCGCCTACCTCGCCGACACCGGTGAGCACGCGCTGCGGCTGGTGGCCCGCCACCATCCCGACCTGCTCCTGCTCGATCTGGGCCTGTCCGGCATGGACGGTCTGGAGGTCCTGCGGGGGCTGCGCGGGTGGACGGACGTGCCGGTGGTCGTGCTCTCGGGGCGCGACACCGAGCCCATGAAGGTCCAGGCGCTGGACCTGGGCGCCGACGACTACGTCATCAAGCCCTTCGGGATGGACGAGCTGTTCGCCCGGGTGCGCGCGGCCATGCGCCGCTCCGCGGTGCCCGAGTACGAGGCGGCGGTGGACACCGCCGACTTCACGGTGGACCTGGCCGCCAAGCAGGTCCTGCGCGGCGGCGAGCCGGTGCGGCTGACCCCGCGCCAGTGGCACATCGTGGAGGTCCTGGCGCGCAACCCCGACCGCCTGGTCACCCACAAGCACCTGCTCAACGAGGTGTGGGGACCCGCGTACGGGCGCGAGACCAACTACCTGCGGGTGTTCATGACCAAGATCCGCCAGCGCCTGGAGCCGGACCCGCCCCGGCCGCGCTACTTCCTCACCGAACCCGGGCTGGGCTACCGGTTCCGGCCGGGCGGTGGAGTCGCCGGGGGAGGGGCCGCTGGACCGGAAGGCCGGGAGAACGGCCGGTGA
- a CDS encoding TrkH family potassium uptake protein, with the protein MRTGTGQYPPGPRAPRVPRIPARAGARADRRLRDLSGWIKPPQLTAAAFAALILVGAGLLSLPAATEAGERAPFDTALFTATSAASVTGLAVVDTASYWSGLGEAVILALIQVGGFGIMALATVLTLVVGRQLGLRMAVRTGSEAKVVTLGEVRQLVTGVLVVTVVFETALAVALALRWWLGYGLSLPEAVYTGVFHAVSAFNNAGFALYADSLMGFAEDPWITLPLALGVLAGGLGFPVWVELWRFTRRRAEHRHWTLHAKITLVVTGLLLVVGFVAFLALEWSNPATMGGLDLRGKLLTAFFQSVMPRTAGFNSLDFGQMNTQTLLVTDILMFVGGGSAGTAGGIKVTTFAVLAFVVYANVRGEPTVHVSGRRLAEGTTSQATTVALLALGLVLAGTLTLMTITPFTLDQILFETTSAFATVGLSTGITADLPLLGQAVLMFLMFVGRIGPITLASALALRRRPRLYELPEERPIVG; encoded by the coding sequence GTGAGAACGGGAACCGGGCAGTACCCGCCGGGCCCGCGGGCACCACGGGTCCCGAGGATCCCGGCCCGCGCCGGTGCCCGCGCGGACCGGAGGCTGCGCGACCTGTCCGGGTGGATCAAGCCGCCGCAGCTCACGGCGGCGGCCTTCGCCGCCCTGATCCTGGTCGGCGCGGGCCTGCTGTCCCTGCCCGCCGCCACCGAGGCCGGGGAGCGGGCGCCCTTCGACACGGCCCTGTTCACCGCCACCTCGGCGGCCAGCGTGACCGGCCTGGCGGTGGTGGACACCGCCTCCTACTGGTCGGGGCTGGGCGAGGCGGTGATCCTGGCCCTGATCCAGGTCGGCGGGTTCGGCATCATGGCGCTGGCCACCGTCCTGACCCTGGTGGTCGGGCGGCAGCTCGGGCTGCGGATGGCGGTGCGCACGGGCTCGGAGGCCAAGGTGGTCACGCTGGGCGAGGTGCGCCAGCTGGTCACCGGGGTCCTCGTGGTGACGGTGGTGTTCGAGACGGCCCTGGCCGTGGCGCTGGCGCTGCGCTGGTGGCTGGGGTACGGGCTGTCCCTGCCCGAGGCCGTCTACACGGGCGTCTTCCACGCCGTCTCGGCCTTCAACAACGCCGGGTTCGCGCTCTACGCCGACAGCCTCATGGGGTTCGCCGAGGACCCGTGGATCACGCTCCCGCTGGCCCTGGGGGTCCTGGCCGGAGGGCTCGGGTTCCCGGTGTGGGTGGAGCTGTGGCGCTTCACCCGGCGCCGCGCCGAGCACCGCCACTGGACGCTGCACGCCAAGATCACCCTGGTGGTGACGGGGCTGCTGCTCGTGGTGGGGTTCGTGGCCTTCCTGGCCCTGGAGTGGTCCAATCCGGCGACCATGGGCGGACTCGACCTGCGCGGGAAGCTGCTCACCGCGTTCTTCCAGTCGGTGATGCCGCGCACGGCGGGCTTCAACAGCCTCGACTTCGGACAGATGAACACCCAGACGCTGCTGGTCACCGACATCCTGATGTTCGTCGGGGGAGGCAGCGCGGGCACGGCCGGGGGCATCAAGGTGACGACCTTCGCCGTGCTGGCCTTCGTGGTCTACGCCAACGTGCGCGGTGAGCCCACGGTCCACGTGTCGGGCCGCCGCCTGGCCGAGGGCACCACCTCGCAGGCGACCACGGTGGCGCTGCTGGCGCTGGGCCTGGTGCTGGCGGGGACGCTGACGCTGATGACGATCACCCCGTTCACCCTGGACCAGATCCTGTTCGAGACGACGTCGGCCTTCGCCACGGTCGGGCTGTCCACCGGCATCACGGCCGACCTGCCGCTGCTGGGGCAGGCGGTGCTGATGTTCTTGATGTTCGTGGGCAGGATCGGGCCGATCACGCTGGCCTCGGCCCTGGCGCTGCGCCGCCGCCCCCGCCTGTACGAGCTGCCCGAGGAACGGCCGATCGTCGGTTGA
- a CDS encoding NAD(P)-binding domain-containing protein, translating into MDGAEHVHDVVVVGGGQAGLAAGYFLRRAGLDFAVLDAGEGPGGSWTEYWDSLRLFSPAEHSMLPGWWMPAEEGREYPSARHVARYLAEYERRYELPVRRPVRVEAVEREDGALRVLAREGTGRGLLSGAPRSAAERPVDGGGRPPAVPGSPGSPAQRSPLVSWRARHVISATGTWRAPHVPDVAGRGLFAGRQLHTVGYRGPEEFAGQRVVVVGGGNSAAQILAELSEVAETTWATARPPRFLPDDLDGRALFGVATRAQRAAQRGEEAPEGVGDLGDIVVVPTVREARERGALKAEPMFDRLTRTGVAWNDGTSLDCDAVLWCTGFRPVLDHLAPLGLADGRGRIALEGTRSVAEPRLFLLGYGDWTGAASATLIGAGRTAKGTVAEITAALARRE; encoded by the coding sequence ATGGACGGCGCGGAGCACGTGCACGACGTGGTGGTGGTCGGCGGCGGGCAGGCCGGGCTCGCGGCGGGGTACTTCCTGCGGCGGGCCGGGCTCGACTTCGCCGTCCTGGACGCGGGTGAGGGGCCGGGCGGGTCCTGGACGGAGTACTGGGACTCGCTGCGGCTGTTCTCCCCCGCCGAGCACAGCATGCTGCCGGGCTGGTGGATGCCAGCCGAGGAGGGGCGGGAGTACCCGAGCGCGCGGCACGTGGCCCGGTACCTGGCCGAGTACGAGCGCCGCTACGAGCTGCCCGTGCGCCGCCCGGTCCGTGTGGAGGCGGTCGAACGTGAGGACGGGGCCCTGCGCGTGCTCGCCCGGGAGGGGACCGGGCGCGGACTCCTGTCGGGGGCGCCCCGCTCCGCGGCGGAGCGGCCCGTGGACGGCGGCGGGCGGCCACCGGCCGTCCCCGGCTCCCCTGGTTCCCCCGCCCAGCGGTCCCCCCTGGTGAGCTGGCGCGCCCGCCACGTCATCAGCGCCACCGGCACCTGGCGGGCGCCCCACGTCCCCGACGTCGCGGGCCGGGGGCTGTTCGCGGGCAGGCAGCTGCACACGGTCGGCTACCGGGGGCCGGAGGAGTTCGCCGGGCAGCGGGTCGTGGTCGTGGGCGGCGGCAACTCCGCGGCCCAGATCCTCGCCGAACTGTCCGAGGTGGCCGAGACCACCTGGGCCACCGCGCGCCCGCCCCGGTTCCTGCCCGACGACCTGGACGGGCGCGCCCTGTTCGGCGTCGCCACCCGCGCGCAGCGGGCGGCGCAGCGGGGCGAGGAGGCCCCCGAGGGAGTCGGTGATCTGGGGGACATCGTGGTGGTGCCGACGGTCCGCGAGGCGCGCGAGCGCGGCGCGCTCAAGGCCGAGCCGATGTTCGACCGCCTCACCCGCACCGGCGTGGCCTGGAACGACGGCACCTCCCTGGACTGCGACGCCGTCCTGTGGTGCACGGGGTTCCGGCCGGTGCTGGACCACCTGGCCCCGCTGGGGCTGGCGGACGGCCGTGGCCGGATCGCGCTGGAGGGGACCCGCTCCGTGGCCGAACCCCGGCTGTTCCTGCTGGGCTACGGGGACTGGACCGGTGCCGCGTCGGCCACCCTCATCGGCGCAGGGCGCACGGCCAAGGGCACCGTCGCCGAGATCACCGCCGCCCTCGCCCGGCGGGAGTAG
- a CDS encoding YeeE/YedE family protein — MTTHPSAPPGATEPAPAGTAPDAAAPVSPALSLSWRPTLSVPQPRAAEAEPVRWWPLGIALAVAVGLAAYVWNTHGALPAVLLLLGTGLGFTLFHSRFGFTSAWRQFLAVGNGTGLRAHAVLLGTTATLFALVIGTGTGLFGNDPQASAGPIGIALFLGAFLFGIGMQLGGACASGTLFAVGSGQSAIVITLVGFIAGSVIYSAAWPLVNDLPALPPFLLSDHVGWGGSWAITIAVLAAVVVGTRVVQNRRVPPPVGTPPSARGLLRVVRGSWPMIAGALVLSVLGAAVLLVSGGAWGVTSAFNLWGAKALQLLGAHPETWAFWNQPQQAAQLAGPVLQDKTSLTNIGIILGAAVAAAAAGAWKLHTGLSWKLVAAGLLGGILMGIGARLAGGCNIGAYLAGIGSGSLHGWLWAVFALAGTWAGLRARSLFGLGVPKPGDSVC; from the coding sequence GTGACCACTCACCCCTCCGCGCCTCCCGGCGCCACCGAACCCGCCCCCGCGGGCACCGCACCGGACGCCGCCGCGCCCGTCTCGCCCGCCCTGTCCCTGAGCTGGCGGCCGACCCTGTCCGTGCCGCAGCCCCGCGCGGCCGAGGCCGAACCGGTCCGCTGGTGGCCGCTCGGCATCGCCCTGGCCGTGGCCGTGGGCCTGGCCGCCTACGTGTGGAACACCCACGGCGCGCTGCCCGCCGTCCTGCTGCTCCTGGGCACGGGCCTGGGCTTCACCCTGTTCCACTCCCGGTTCGGCTTCACCTCCGCCTGGCGGCAGTTCCTCGCCGTGGGCAACGGCACCGGCCTGCGCGCGCACGCCGTGCTGCTGGGCACCACCGCGACCCTGTTCGCGCTGGTCATCGGCACCGGAACCGGGCTGTTCGGCAACGACCCGCAGGCCTCGGCCGGACCCATCGGCATCGCCCTGTTCCTGGGCGCGTTCCTGTTCGGCATCGGCATGCAGCTGGGTGGCGCCTGCGCCTCGGGCACGCTCTTCGCGGTCGGCTCCGGCCAGTCGGCCATCGTCATCACCCTCGTCGGCTTCATCGCGGGATCGGTGATCTACAGCGCCGCGTGGCCGCTGGTCAACGACCTGCCCGCGCTGCCGCCGTTCCTGCTCTCCGACCACGTGGGATGGGGCGGATCCTGGGCGATCACCATCGCCGTGCTCGCGGCCGTGGTCGTGGGCACCCGCGTCGTGCAGAACCGCCGCGTCCCGCCGCCCGTGGGCACGCCGCCCTCGGCGCGGGGCCTGCTGCGCGTGGTCCGGGGCAGCTGGCCCATGATCGCCGGGGCCCTGGTGCTGTCGGTGCTCGGCGCGGCGGTGCTGCTGGTCTCCGGCGGCGCCTGGGGCGTCACCTCCGCCTTCAACCTGTGGGGCGCCAAGGCGCTCCAGCTGCTGGGCGCGCACCCCGAGACCTGGGCGTTCTGGAACCAGCCCCAGCAGGCCGCGCAGCTCGCCGGTCCGGTGCTCCAGGACAAGACCAGCCTGACCAACATCGGCATCATCCTGGGCGCCGCCGTGGCCGCGGCCGCCGCCGGGGCGTGGAAGCTCCACACCGGCCTAAGCTGGAAGCTCGTCGCCGCCGGGCTCCTGGGCGGCATCCTCATGGGCATCGGCGCCCGGCTGGCGGGCGGCTGCAACATCGGCGCTTACCTGGCCGGAATCGGTTCGGGCAGCCTGCACGGGTGGCTGTGGGCGGTCTTCGCCCTGGCCGGGACCTGGGCGGGGCTGCGGGCCCGCAGCCTGTTCGGCCTGGGCGTGCCCAAGCCGGGCGACAGCGTCTGCTGA